A region of the Hylaeus volcanicus isolate JK05 chromosome 5, UHH_iyHylVolc1.0_haploid, whole genome shotgun sequence genome:
TGCGTTGCAACTATAGTGGTACTCAGATTTGTttcgtattatatatttgtataccaAATAAGACCTAAACTAAGCATCGAAATGTATactattccaaataaaaaagtttgtaCCGATTACACCTgcgttttaatttcatattttggcCTCCAAATATCCACCGATACGAACTTGCTTTTCCTTTTTACGTATAAATctgtaatttttactttttattcgttatttacgaACTTGGGCCGATTAGAAGCATACACATGCCTCGCGTGGGAGAAAGCTgcgatttatttaaacatatcaCGCTActtatatacgtatttatgCAGAACGGACGGACATAGGAATATTCTTATGTCCGTGGCAGAATCCGATTCAGATTGGGCCACGAGAGAACGTTCCATTCAGTAAGAGAACCACGGTTCTCGCGATGGTGGCAGTGGCTGTTGTGTTTCCTCGTAGAATGATGGCAAGATGGCGACGTATTTGAAGCGAACGTCAAAACTGTTTGATATTTCTTTGTCACAGCCATCGGTGGATATTAGCCTGCGAGATTTGATATGTCCGGTGTGCTGTAGTATACTGATCGAGCCAGTAACGTTACCGTGTACGCACAATCTCTGTTTAAGATGCCTGAAAGGTACATTCGAGCACAATAGTCTGACCTGTCCTCTCTGTAGAGTACGGGTCGGTTCTTGGCTACGTACGGCGACCAAAACCGAAACATTGATCAATAACGGTCTCTGGGAATTAATACGAACCAAGTTCCCGAAGGAGGTCGAGGATAAATACAACGGCGACGAGGGAGATATCGAATTGGATGCTGGTGAGTTTCCTATGAGACAGGATAAACAAACGTAACATAACCTCTGCGAGAAGCATATACACATACGCGCACTCGTACGGACGTACGTGTGTAATCGTACGTGTATGGGCCACGAATTAATGACAACTGATGCAAACTTACGTCTTCGCAAAAACGTAACCTTCGTCGTATTACGATTTTgagatcatttttaaaaatacctcTTTCTTTCGTATTTCTAATTActccttttccttttatcCACCTTGTATACCACCTTATGTACCAATATTTATACGTAAACGAAACCTATAGTTTGACTCTCTGTACATTCTGCACGTGTTTCATACAGGTCTCAACGCAGCCAACAAAATACTTAGTGCAGCTGGTGAGATACGCCGGGAATATGAAGTGCAACTTCAAATGGCTGAGGAGGAAATGCGATGTCAAAGGAAGGCTGAACAGATGGCCAGCGAGGCTTTGATTCGTAAGATTCAAGAGGACGAGCAGCAACAACAGTTGGCTCAATTAGCTCAAGATCAAATGCTGGCCAAGTCTTTGGCGAAGAAGCAAATCGTGGAGAAGCACAAAGACATctctaaatattataacgatTATCCTAGTACGTCTAATAGTTCTTTCCAAATGTCTAAATTCAATGTCGCCGCTATGGCCGAGGCGAGTCCGCACAGAGCGAAGTATCACAGTTCGGAGTGCGAAAAAGAGACTATTTCGGAGCATCTGGATGGCTCGGGGTTGAGAAGACAGAACATCGCGTTGATATCTAAAATACGCGCGGAGAGATACGCCTCCAGCATAAAGAACAATGACTCGTCCAGCGAATGCAACGATCCTTTGGCTAAATTCTGTTGTCAGAAACCGATTCCTATATACAATGTTATTTCGAGAACTCTGAAGCACCAGGCGGTAACAAAAATGATAGAGCCTTGCACCTCGAATTGTCCCGCGGAGCCTGGAACGTCCTCCTCGAAGATATACGGCACTCAAAGCAAAGAGGAATTGAACGTACCGAACGATGTCGtgaacagtaaaaaaaaaagtttaggAGTAGAAGTCTGCGTGACTTTgggcgacgacgacgagagAATGGGAAGCGCCGAGAGCGCTGGAAGCCACGACAGCATCAATCAGGAAATTCATCATTTCAAGCCTATCAAGGCTATGCCGAGAACGCCGTTGAAAACATCCACAGGTtcaaatcatattttttaagtaCAACATTGCTTCCAAATCGCTCGCTTCGTTCgggaaattatataatattgcgTTACAGATGGGAGACAAATAGATCCGAAATTAATTAGAGTCGTTCCTGTCCTTAAAAGGATATCCAATGTTATACCTAAACCTCCGTCGCAGGCACGCTTGAAACGAATTATCGGATGCTCGTGGAGCGCTTTTCGAGGTAAGTTGATTTCGAAACCCTGGGTGATCTAAAAGATAttgttaactctttgcactcgagatgctttcttagcattctattgccatgaattctaagctatcgagatttgagaatcaggtcacctttacctcaccgacaatcattttatcgacacttcgagttccaaagaaattaaacctaaagaaacattattgttgataGATGTGCTGCGTGAAACGTAATGGTGACAGACTCACCTCTCCAGTGCAAAGGCTTAATATACGGAACATTTTTGGTTTCACGGTTTCGTttgtaggtaaaacaaagcaGAGCTCCAAGGAGAAAGAGGCGCACAAGGAAGACGCGAAAGGGATCGAACAAAAACCATCGACGTCCTATAACCAGTCTCAGCTCGTCCCAAGCAAACTAACGAAATCCCAAACGCACGACAGCATACGTAAGATCGACTTCGTTTCAGATCCGTCGTTCGAACCTAATAAGAGTTACGCGAAGGGCAcgaatagaataattaatgGTACTAAAGTCAGTAAAAAGTTGACGTTAGACGAGCACATGGACGTCGAGAAGATACAGAAATCGTGGAAACCGCACGTGAGGAACGGAATGGTGTGCAAATCAAAACGACAGAGGAACTTGTGGATCAAAAAAGACGCAAGAGGTGCGTCGAAATACGTGGACGACACCGAGGCGAGAAATTCAACTTCGTCGTCCGCCTCTGTGAAGATGAGTTCACCCTGCGACGAGGAGTTTGAGATGCCGGAAGAGGACGTAACGATGGAGAACATCGCTGAGAGAATAAAGAGGCGGAAGGtgaatgataaaaagaaaggTAGAACGTCTTCCTTAAATTTGGAACCGGAGGTCGTTGCGAAGAGGACTACGAGGAAGCGATTGTGCAGGAAGGAGGAGCTCGAGTACAAGATGACCGACGACGTCACGGTGCAGAAGAGGAGTAGAACTAAGTTTACCAGAATCGCCTTATCGAAATCGAAGCAGCGACGAGCGTGTCGAGCGAAACAGTCCAGTACGGAAAGTTCCGAGAAAAGCGACGCCTCCGTGGGCTCGACGTGCAATATCGCCAGAAAGGCAACGCGTAAATCGAGACGCGCAAACAGTTCTTCCGTAAACAGCGAACAGGATAATAATTACAACTCGTCCGAGTCTTGCAGCGAAACGCAGGAATGCGTCACGGAGAACAACAACACCACCGAGTTGGAAATGAATCTGCAGAAAGGCGCGCTCACGGACGAGGAGATCATCAAGGAACAGGAACGAATGGAGCGGCTGGTTATACAAGAGAAAGAGGATTTCGAGCTGGCGCAGAGATTGCAAGCGAAGTTCGACGAAATGGAAAGAATAGCTGGTCGCACCAGGCGTTCGAAAAAGGCGATCGAGAGCGAAACGGTCGAGTTGGACTTGTACAAAATCAACGTTGGGAGGAGTGTACAGAAAGCAATGGATCCGCATACTGCCAAACCGTCGATTCTGAATCATACTGTCACCACCGAGGCTAAGAAGCGCGGTAGACCTCCGAAGcgtgtgaaataaaatcaaaataccTACCCATTGGTCGTTGCATCTGAACTGCGAACCCTCCAAACGGATGTTCctataaattgtaaagaaacGAAGAGGTTTGAATTTCTCCTTGTACAATACTTTACGTATCttaatcgaattattttgCGTGGCATCAAATGCGTACCTGGATATATTAATGCGGCCGTaacgtgaaaagtgaaaaaacaGTCGAAGAGGCAATCGATGCGTTATAGAAAACGAAgcaaattaacaaaaagaaaaaataagaaaaaaaatttacatatttaacaaacGGTATGTAAGacacattttgcaatatttctcGGTGTGATTTACCATTCGATGCTATCTTTGGAAGCGATTGTTCCAGGAAACCGAGCTTTCCCGCggacatttttattctcttaGCTTTTTTagacgagaaaataaaagaaaaggaaaaaaaaacggcaATCGATGGAAACCTAGAGTCGACCAGGAGAAGGGTCGGGTCGACTCGTGAGATTAAAATTATAGCTTTAAAAGTTACTACgttcaaagaaagaaagacaacaacaaaaaaaagaatatacgcGAACGAAAAATACAACAGTATTTTATTAGCGCGTATCCTAACGAAACAAACGAGTATGGTTTAAGATCTTTTGCTAACGTCGTTCCGGGAATAATATTACTTCCTACGATAGACAAACAGGATGCTGAAATGTAACGACGAGCAATTTATGACCTAAACAGAAGTAACGTTACAAAATGTTTGCGCTTGCCAAATTCTTTGGATGGAAATAATGCAGTTTGGTCGGACGGTATGTTTTACTcatcgatgaaacgaaaaatgataaaaacaaGAAGcgtaagatatatatatatatataaaagaaagtgGATCAGTGTAAACGACGATCTAGTTCCATTTCCAGTTACTAATCAGACGAATAGATATATGGACCCTTTCTCCCAGGAGAAAGAACCGAACATTCTTCATCCAAACGTTagctattaaaataattatcatagaAGAACACGAGCAATGTAATTACTAAGTCTATTTATAAGAAACTTGCGTTTATATTTCCATTCATCGAGTTAGTAATTGCAAGTTGAAACGGACGTTCGTTTAcgctaatttattttttcatttaacgacCAACAAACCTTGCGTCTGcttataattttttcgtttcgttggcaaataaaatacagcatTCCTATGATCGCACtgcattgtttttatttgaacaagtAATACTTCTTTCGCCTCGTAGAAACGTTTACCGTGGCGTTGTTTATAGCGGCCTTGATCGACGTGCtacgaaaaatgaatttaacatTTAGAAACAGAACGTTCGCGAGATACGCGGGAATTCAGAAGCGTCGTTAGAAGATGGTGTAAAAGAAAATCTGTTTTCCATTCAATCGTAGAGTCTCGTAGCGTTCTCGATTTATCGAATCGAACGTCGCACAGACcggtatatttttttacaggCTAACCTCGCGTTACGGACCTATGACGCTGTCGGTCTTCTTTTCCGTATTTAACCGTTAAGCGACAAAAGACGTTTTTATACACTTTCGGAGGGCTCATCGAACGGTTTACGACGGAGATGGGCGAAACGTTTGTCTAGATACGAATTTCGTATAACGAATATAcgatcaacaatttttgtatattttatttgctggATAATAATCACGTGGTCTGAATCGTGTAAGAAAATCATGTTTGAcgagtaaaaatttattcgaatgaagtATTCGAAGTATCGCCCATCTCTGGTATTATTTGTGAGATCGTGGTATTAACGTTTTTATATTGTTCTTGCTCCGTTTTATTCTCTGTGCTCCCGTTGTATTTTGTGATAGTGCCGTAGTAGTTTCTGAAATTTGCGTGCTTGCCGTAACGAAACTAAATTGCGACTCCGCGTCGTTACTCAGCCGATCAGTCGTGCACTCTGCCAAACGTGGACTAACCAAACCGTAATGGGACTTAGaacagcgtttctcaaactggaTGGATCGTATTTTCTATTCATACATCGTCTGTTAttctgttttcgtttttcttttattcaatcaatttttacaatgcAATAAGTTGTAATTCTATTCTACGAACAAAGACAATTgaactatttataaatagtGTCCAAAGGAgtgaataaaatcaaaaggagtTCACTAATCTATTTGTATGCATTCCTTCAGTAAACGATCCTTTGGTTACACGTACATTTTTTAAGCGCCACTGTACgctcctttttttaaataatttttttaatatacatatatatatatatagtaaaatgacgataattaaattttacttcgaGCCAAGTTTGAGAATCGCCGCGCTAGAATTTGTAAACGTTGTTTCGAAGTATTTCTTTCACCCCGCCCCGCTCTCGGTttccctttattttttaaccgtaCTTTAACTAATCGACGTTAGATAGACTAATATAGATTAATCTTAACCGAAATCTCGAGTCGCGGTCATCGTCGTGCTTTTCGTTGGCGGGACGAGCGCGACGACGCGCCATCACAGCCATAAACTATATTTTgttcgagcgtcgaacgtgtAGAGTCtactaattgttatttaaatagagaTTATACGATAGTCCCCGGACGAATTGATAAAACGTCGACGGAGCGCCGGCTCGTTAACTTCGACGATAATTCGAGGTCGCGACATTGACGGTGCCAACCGCcatcttcgttatttttccgGCCGGGAACGAAGAGTCACAAACCGCAGCTGTTTATATGCCGAGTAAAAGTCGGTTGTACGTCTGGTGATAATGGTTAA
Encoded here:
- the LOC128877543 gene encoding uncharacterized protein LOC128877543 — encoded protein: MATYLKRTSKLFDISLSQPSVDISLRDLICPVCCSILIEPVTLPCTHNLCLRCLKGTFEHNSLTCPLCRVRVGSWLRTATKTETLINNGLWELIRTKFPKEVEDKYNGDEGDIELDAGLNAANKILSAAGEIRREYEVQLQMAEEEMRCQRKAEQMASEALIRKIQEDEQQQQLAQLAQDQMLAKSLAKKQIVEKHKDISKYYNDYPSTSNSSFQMSKFNVAAMAEASPHRAKYHSSECEKETISEHLDGSGLRRQNIALISKIRAERYASSIKNNDSSSECNDPLAKFCCQKPIPIYNVISRTLKHQAVTKMIEPCTSNCPAEPGTSSSKIYGTQSKEELNVPNDVVNSKKKSLGVEVCVTLGDDDERMGSAESAGSHDSINQEIHHFKPIKAMPRTPLKTSTDGRQIDPKLIRVVPVLKRISNVIPKPPSQARLKRIIGCSWSAFRGKTKQSSKEKEAHKEDAKGIEQKPSTSYNQSQLVPSKLTKSQTHDSIRKIDFVSDPSFEPNKSYAKGTNRIINGTKVSKKLTLDEHMDVEKIQKSWKPHVRNGMVCKSKRQRNLWIKKDARGASKYVDDTEARNSTSSSASVKMSSPCDEEFEMPEEDVTMENIAERIKRRKVNDKKKGRTSSLNLEPEVVAKRTTRKRLCRKEELEYKMTDDVTVQKRSRTKFTRIALSKSKQRRACRAKQSSTESSEKSDASVGSTCNIARKATRKSRRANSSSVNSEQDNNYNSSESCSETQECVTENNNTTELEMNLQKGALTDEEIIKEQERMERLVIQEKEDFELAQRLQAKFDEMERIAGRTRRSKKAIESETVELDLYKINVGRSVQKAMDPHTAKPSILNHTVTTEAKKRGRPPKRVK